From one Streptomyces sp. ICC1 genomic stretch:
- a CDS encoding DUF4239 domain-containing protein has product MILWLLNHLSTFLLGVVLVGGFVALAIGGSLAARRRFPHLAGGEHNEMVGVALGMFGAIYGIILAFVVVTLWTQLENTQTIVASEATDLALVVRSAEVFPPAERARVDRAVGEYVHAVVEVQWPLMREGRPSYEATADQTHALYTALQAYEPVGARSETFYGEAAGRLNDVAAQRRARVTMAETSLPILLQVLVYGGAFVILPLTFLFGLRSLKMQLLFVSAVAGLIGFSLLLVMALDRPFAGDLSVSPAPYKEAALAQFWP; this is encoded by the coding sequence GTGATCCTCTGGCTGCTCAACCACCTCAGCACCTTCCTCCTCGGCGTCGTCCTCGTCGGCGGCTTCGTCGCCCTCGCCATCGGCGGCAGCCTGGCCGCCCGCCGCCGGTTCCCGCACCTCGCGGGCGGCGAGCACAACGAGATGGTCGGTGTCGCCCTCGGCATGTTCGGCGCGATCTACGGCATCATCCTGGCCTTCGTCGTCGTCACCCTGTGGACCCAGCTGGAGAACACCCAGACGATCGTCGCGAGCGAGGCCACCGACCTGGCCCTCGTCGTCCGCAGCGCGGAGGTCTTCCCCCCGGCCGAACGCGCCCGCGTGGACCGGGCCGTGGGGGAATACGTCCACGCCGTCGTCGAGGTCCAGTGGCCCCTCATGCGCGAGGGTCGGCCCAGCTACGAGGCCACCGCCGACCAGACGCACGCCCTGTACACGGCACTCCAGGCCTACGAGCCCGTCGGCGCCCGGAGCGAGACCTTCTACGGGGAGGCCGCCGGCCGCCTCAACGACGTCGCCGCACAGCGGCGGGCGAGGGTGACGATGGCCGAGACCTCGCTGCCGATCCTGCTGCAAGTCCTCGTCTACGGGGGAGCGTTCGTGATCCTCCCGCTCACCTTCCTCTTCGGGCTGCGCAGCCTGAAGATGCAGCTGCTGTTCGTCTCGGCGGTGGCCGGCCTGATCGGCTTCAGCCTGCTGCTGGTGATGGCGCTGGACCGGCCCTTCGCCGGGGACCTGAGCGTGAGCCCGGCACCGTACAAGGAGGCGGCACTGGCACAGTTCTGGCCCTAG
- a CDS encoding LacI family DNA-binding transcriptional regulator, translating to MDGSSTGTGTGTAPTLEDVARAAGVSRATVSRVVNGVRNVDPGIQQAVQRAVAETGYVPNRAARSLVTRRSGAVALVVSGAGADADRVFQDPFFGRVVSGVVRALRPRGVHPVLMFADGQEDRAQVLAYLTQGGADGALLVTTDGRDPLPGLLAAAGLPAVLFARPAPPVGLDWVDLRHREGGALAARHLLARGCGRLAVIGGPADVPASRERVAGFREALAGGPVRVAEADFTLDGGEQAMRALLAEQPDLDGVFAANDLMAQGACLVLREHGRRVPQDVAVVGFDDSGAAVAARPRLTTVRQPVEDMAAEMVRLLLDRVSGAAAPEPAAVLFEPELVVRDSA from the coding sequence ATGGACGGATCGAGCACGGGCACCGGCACGGGGACGGCCCCGACCCTGGAAGACGTGGCGCGTGCCGCCGGGGTGTCACGGGCCACGGTGTCGCGCGTGGTCAACGGTGTGCGCAACGTGGACCCGGGCATCCAGCAGGCGGTCCAGCGGGCCGTCGCCGAGACCGGGTACGTGCCGAACCGGGCCGCCCGCTCCCTGGTGACCCGCCGGTCGGGGGCCGTGGCGCTGGTGGTCTCGGGCGCGGGCGCCGACGCCGACCGGGTGTTCCAGGACCCCTTCTTCGGGCGGGTGGTGAGCGGGGTCGTACGGGCGCTGCGCCCGCGCGGCGTGCACCCGGTGCTGATGTTCGCCGACGGGCAGGAGGACCGCGCACAGGTGCTGGCGTACCTCACCCAGGGCGGCGCGGACGGTGCGCTGCTCGTCACCACGGACGGCCGCGACCCGCTGCCGGGGCTGCTCGCGGCCGCCGGGCTGCCCGCGGTGCTCTTCGCGCGGCCGGCGCCACCGGTGGGGCTGGACTGGGTCGACCTGCGCCACCGCGAGGGCGGGGCGCTGGCGGCGCGGCACCTGCTGGCCCGCGGCTGCGGGCGCCTCGCGGTGATCGGCGGACCGGCGGACGTGCCGGCGAGCCGGGAGCGGGTGGCGGGCTTCCGGGAGGCGCTGGCCGGCGGCCCGGTGCGGGTGGCCGAGGCGGACTTCACGCTGGACGGCGGTGAACAGGCGATGCGTGCGCTGCTGGCGGAACAACCGGACCTGGACGGGGTGTTCGCGGCGAACGACCTGATGGCGCAGGGAGCCTGCCTGGTGCTGCGCGAACACGGCCGGCGCGTGCCGCAGGACGTCGCGGTGGTCGGCTTCGACGACTCCGGCGCGGCGGTGGCGGCCCGTCCCCGGCTGACGACGGTCCGTCAGCCGGTGGAGGACATGGCGGCGGAGATGGTCCGCCTCCTGCTGGACCGGGTGTCGGGCGCGGCCGCCCCGGAGCCCGCGGCGGTGCTCTTCGAGCCGGAACTGGTCGTCCGCGACTCGGCGTAG
- a CDS encoding glycoside hydrolase family 3 C-terminal domain-containing protein: MLLESRGALPLEPGALNRLAVIGVHADAPRVQGGGSSGVFPHRVVSPLDGLRQALPPHVRIGYEPGPAPEGAGGPEPLGARHARDPEGGAPGVRLRVLDAAGAVLRSLHQPSGRVLEPELPPGAHTVELSAVLHPDTTGPWTLGLGGFGALRLTVDGTALVEGEFPPETDDPAVVHVRPPQHTARIPLTAGRPVRVVARRELAPGTGRATVLTAAAPAAGPAEALAAAVAAARAADAAVVVVGTTEGAESEGFDRETLRLPAPQDQLVAEIASANPRTIVVVNSGGPVELPWRAAVGAVLLTWFPGQEAGHALADVLLGRAEPGGRLPTTWPATLTDAPVRTTHPTNGRLAYEEGLHIGHRAWLRPGAARPAYWFGHGLGYTTWEFERIGMPEPAPGGDFEIPVTLRNTGARSGREIVQLHLSRPDSAVERPVCWLAGWAAAEAEPGERATAYVRIPARALQHWSPGGRGWTTEPGRFEVLAGRSAGDLPLRAAIEV; the protein is encoded by the coding sequence GTGCTGCTGGAGAGCCGTGGCGCGCTGCCCCTGGAGCCCGGCGCGCTGAACCGCCTCGCCGTGATCGGGGTGCACGCCGACGCCCCCCGCGTCCAGGGCGGCGGGAGCTCCGGGGTGTTCCCGCACCGCGTGGTCAGCCCGCTCGACGGGCTCCGGCAGGCGCTGCCGCCCCACGTCCGGATCGGGTACGAGCCCGGTCCCGCGCCCGAGGGCGCCGGGGGCCCGGAGCCGCTCGGCGCGCGGCACGCCCGCGACCCGGAGGGCGGGGCCCCGGGCGTGCGGCTGCGCGTGCTCGACGCCGCCGGCGCGGTGCTGCGCTCCCTGCACCAGCCCTCCGGGCGCGTGCTGGAGCCCGAACTTCCGCCCGGTGCCCACACCGTCGAACTCTCCGCCGTGCTCCACCCCGACACGACCGGCCCCTGGACCCTCGGTCTCGGCGGCTTCGGAGCCCTGCGCCTCACCGTCGACGGAACGGCCCTGGTCGAGGGCGAGTTCCCGCCCGAGACCGACGATCCGGCGGTCGTCCACGTCCGCCCGCCGCAGCACACGGCCCGGATCCCGCTCACGGCCGGCCGGCCCGTGCGCGTGGTCGCACGGCGCGAACTCGCGCCCGGCACCGGCCGGGCCACCGTCCTCACGGCCGCCGCGCCCGCGGCCGGGCCCGCCGAGGCGCTCGCCGCCGCCGTGGCCGCGGCCCGGGCGGCCGACGCCGCCGTCGTGGTCGTCGGCACCACGGAGGGCGCGGAGTCCGAGGGCTTCGACCGTGAGACGCTCCGACTGCCCGCGCCCCAGGACCAGTTGGTGGCGGAGATCGCCAGCGCCAACCCCCGTACCATCGTCGTCGTCAACTCCGGCGGCCCCGTCGAGCTGCCCTGGCGCGCGGCCGTCGGTGCCGTCCTCCTCACCTGGTTCCCCGGCCAAGAGGCCGGGCACGCCCTCGCCGACGTCCTCCTCGGCCGCGCAGAGCCCGGCGGGCGGCTCCCCACCACCTGGCCCGCCACCCTCACCGATGCCCCCGTGCGCACCACGCACCCCACGAACGGCCGGCTCGCGTACGAGGAGGGCCTGCACATCGGCCACCGCGCCTGGCTGCGCCCGGGCGCCGCGCGGCCCGCGTACTGGTTCGGCCACGGACTCGGCTACACCACCTGGGAGTTCGAGCGGATCGGCATGCCGGAGCCGGCCCCCGGCGGGGACTTCGAGATCCCGGTCACCCTGCGCAACACCGGTGCCCGGAGCGGCCGCGAGATCGTCCAACTCCACCTGTCCCGGCCGGACTCGGCCGTCGAGCGGCCGGTGTGCTGGCTCGCGGGCTGGGCGGCGGCGGAGGCGGAGCCGGGGGAGCGGGCGACGGCGTACGTACGCATCCCCGCGCGAGCCCTGCAGCACTGGTCACCGGGGGGAAGGGGCTGGACCACGGAGCCGGGCCGGTTCGAGGTGCTGGCCGGGCGCAGCGCGGGTGACCTGCCGCTCCGGGCGGCGATCGAGGTCTGA
- a CDS encoding class I SAM-dependent methyltransferase, protein MSTQQYDEIGEAYEGFKALPLEQYAVVPAFLAMVGDVTGKSILDLASGTGFYSREFKRRGAAEVLGIDISGEMVSVARKLEEGDPLGVRYEVGDVAELRPFEQGFDIGLAVQLLSYAPDIATTERMCRNLHRSLKPGGELFVLNQSPDFRFDGPTPEKYGFRSELTGEEVETGPQVRITALLEPPVSFVANLPRREVYEKCLQAAGFSEVTWVPLTVSDAGVREFGAEFWVDFRANPALEMLRCRA, encoded by the coding sequence ATGAGCACGCAGCAGTACGACGAGATAGGTGAGGCGTACGAGGGCTTCAAGGCCCTGCCGCTGGAGCAGTACGCGGTGGTGCCCGCCTTCCTGGCCATGGTCGGGGACGTGACCGGCAAGTCGATCCTGGACCTGGCCTCCGGTACCGGCTTCTACAGCAGGGAGTTCAAGCGGCGCGGCGCCGCGGAGGTGCTCGGCATCGACATCTCCGGTGAAATGGTTTCCGTGGCAAGGAAGTTGGAGGAAGGCGACCCGCTGGGTGTGCGCTACGAGGTGGGCGACGTCGCCGAACTGCGGCCGTTCGAGCAGGGCTTCGACATCGGCCTGGCGGTCCAGCTGCTGAGCTACGCGCCGGACATCGCCACCACGGAGCGGATGTGCCGCAACCTGCACCGGAGCCTGAAGCCCGGCGGCGAGCTCTTCGTCCTCAACCAGTCGCCCGATTTCCGCTTCGACGGGCCGACCCCGGAGAAGTACGGCTTCCGCTCCGAGCTCACGGGCGAGGAGGTCGAGACCGGCCCGCAGGTCCGGATCACCGCGTTGCTCGAGCCGCCCGTCTCGTTCGTCGCCAACCTCCCGCGCCGCGAGGTGTACGAGAAGTGCCTGCAGGCGGCCGGATTCAGTGAGGTGACCTGGGTCCCGCTGACGGTGTCGGACGCCGGGGTGCGCGAGTTCGGTGCGGAGTTCTGGGTGGACTTCCGCGCCAACCCCGCGCTGGAGATGCTGCGCTGCCGCGCCTGA
- a CDS encoding immunity 53 family protein, which yields MSDSNDLLAWLQDWYAEQCDGDWEHEWGVKIATLDNPGWTIEIDLKETDLEGREHPRQDVNRSTRDWVWVWTAENTFRAACGPGNLAEALGLFRTWATTPTP from the coding sequence ATGAGCGATTCGAACGATCTTCTTGCCTGGCTGCAGGACTGGTACGCGGAGCAGTGCGACGGCGACTGGGAGCACGAGTGGGGCGTGAAGATCGCCACACTCGACAATCCCGGCTGGACGATCGAGATAGATCTGAAGGAAACGGACCTGGAAGGACGCGAACACCCCCGCCAGGACGTCAATCGCAGCACGCGGGACTGGGTCTGGGTCTGGACCGCCGAGAACACCTTCCGCGCCGCGTGCGGCCCCGGAAACCTCGCCGAGGCCCTTGGGCTCTTCCGCACCTGGGCGACCACGCCCACTCCCTGA
- a CDS encoding multicopper oxidase domain-containing protein, giving the protein MSKSGNNVTGGKRRMPGWKRALLILGSLVATFALVIGSLFTWLYTGAKVSTVGEVDFHNALAVPPLAASTVDADGTRVFDLRMQAGETEFTPGSKTPTWGFNGSYLGPTLRAAKGEKVRVKVANTLPEESTVHWHGMHLPAAMDGGPHQMVPAGGNWAPEWTIEQPAATLWYHPHPHGETETHVQRGLAGLFLLDDTASAALPLPKSYGVDDIPVIVQDVTFDGAKFDHGHKLMRNVGFLGDRTMVNGTLDPYVTVQDELVRLRLLNASTARVYTFGFDDGRTFRQIASDGGLLEAPHTADRLVLSPGERAEIVVRMKPGERTVLRSYPLDAGLDFWNQRFGGGDDSFDVMQLRAAPTLRPSAELPGALVASALPTGEDSARNRFFELKASGINGRKMDMSRVDETVTRGTAETWTLRNDDGMPHNFHVHDVQFRILDINGVAPPPPLRGPKDTVFIPSGSTVRIALRFDGPADPDTPYMFHCHLLYHEDKGMMGQFVVVEPGQSAGTLKPPPSTGSHQH; this is encoded by the coding sequence ATGTCGAAAAGTGGGAACAATGTGACCGGCGGCAAGCGCCGAATGCCGGGTTGGAAGCGGGCGTTGCTGATTCTCGGTTCGCTCGTCGCGACCTTCGCCCTTGTCATCGGCTCGCTGTTCACCTGGCTCTACACCGGGGCCAAGGTGTCCACCGTCGGCGAGGTGGACTTCCACAACGCCCTCGCGGTGCCGCCCCTCGCCGCGTCCACCGTGGACGCGGACGGGACCCGCGTCTTCGACCTGCGCATGCAGGCGGGGGAGACCGAGTTCACCCCCGGGAGCAAGACCCCGACCTGGGGGTTCAACGGCAGCTACCTCGGCCCCACCCTCCGCGCGGCGAAGGGCGAGAAGGTCCGGGTGAAGGTGGCCAACACCCTGCCCGAGGAATCCACCGTCCACTGGCACGGCATGCACCTGCCCGCCGCGATGGACGGCGGCCCCCACCAGATGGTGCCGGCGGGCGGCAACTGGGCCCCCGAGTGGACGATCGAGCAGCCGGCCGCGACCCTCTGGTACCACCCGCATCCGCACGGTGAGACCGAGACGCACGTCCAGCGCGGCCTCGCGGGCCTGTTCCTGCTGGACGACACGGCGTCGGCGGCCCTGCCCCTGCCCAAGTCGTACGGGGTGGATGACATCCCGGTCATCGTCCAGGACGTGACCTTCGACGGCGCGAAGTTCGACCACGGCCACAAGCTGATGCGCAACGTCGGCTTCCTCGGCGACCGGACGATGGTCAACGGCACGCTGGACCCGTACGTCACCGTCCAGGACGAACTGGTCCGGCTGCGCCTGCTGAACGCCTCCACCGCCCGCGTCTACACCTTCGGCTTCGACGACGGCCGCACGTTCCGGCAGATCGCCTCGGACGGCGGCCTCCTCGAAGCCCCCCACACGGCCGACCGCCTGGTCCTCTCGCCGGGGGAGCGCGCGGAGATCGTCGTACGGATGAAGCCGGGCGAGCGGACGGTCCTGCGCTCCTACCCCCTGGACGCCGGCCTGGACTTCTGGAACCAGCGCTTCGGTGGCGGCGACGACTCCTTCGACGTGATGCAGCTGCGCGCGGCGCCCACCCTGAGGCCGTCGGCAGAGCTGCCCGGGGCGCTGGTGGCATCGGCGCTCCCCACCGGTGAGGACTCGGCGCGCAACCGCTTCTTCGAGCTCAAGGCGTCCGGCATCAACGGTCGGAAGATGGACATGTCCCGGGTGGACGAGACGGTCACCCGCGGCACGGCCGAGACCTGGACCCTGCGCAACGACGACGGGATGCCGCACAACTTCCACGTCCACGACGTGCAGTTCCGCATACTCGACATCAACGGCGTGGCTCCGCCGCCGCCGTTGCGCGGGCCGAAGGACACCGTCTTCATCCCGTCCGGTTCGACGGTCCGCATCGCGCTGCGCTTCGACGGTCCCGCGGACCCGGATACCCCGTACATGTTCCACTGCCACCTGCTGTACCACGAGGACAAGGGCATGATGGGCCAGTTCGTGGTGGTCGAACCGGGCCAGTCGGCGGGCACCCTGAAGCCCCCGCCCTCGACCGGCTCACACCAGCACTAG
- a CDS encoding fumarylacetoacetate hydrolase family protein, which translates to MKLLRVGPVGSERPALLDQDGTLRDLSGLITDVDGALLADDSVLSRVRDAAESGELPVLDAEGLRIGSAVGRIGKVVGIGLNYHGHAAEVGAEAPAEPILFLKASDTVVGPDDTVLVPRGSVKTDWEAELGVVIGSTARYLASAEEGLAHVGGYVLVNDVTERAFQNERGGTWDKGKNCETFTPLGPWLVTADEVPDPQVLDVKLWVNGELKQDGHTSDQIFPVGEVVRYVSQFMTLYPGDVLITGTPAGVAAGQPEPKPFLRAGDVVELEIDGLGRQRQEFKSA; encoded by the coding sequence ATGAAGCTGCTGCGTGTAGGACCCGTCGGGTCGGAGCGCCCCGCGCTGCTCGATCAGGACGGGACCCTGCGGGACCTGTCCGGCCTGATCACGGATGTGGACGGCGCGCTGCTCGCCGACGACTCCGTGCTGTCCCGGGTACGGGACGCGGCCGAGTCCGGTGAGCTCCCGGTGCTGGACGCCGAGGGTCTGCGGATCGGGTCCGCCGTCGGCCGCATAGGCAAGGTCGTGGGCATCGGCCTGAACTACCACGGGCACGCGGCCGAGGTCGGCGCCGAGGCGCCGGCCGAGCCGATCCTCTTCCTCAAGGCCTCCGACACCGTGGTCGGCCCCGACGACACCGTGCTGGTGCCGCGCGGCAGCGTCAAGACCGACTGGGAGGCCGAGCTCGGCGTCGTCATCGGCAGCACCGCCCGCTACCTGGCCTCCGCCGAGGAGGGCCTCGCGCACGTCGGCGGGTACGTGCTGGTCAACGACGTGACCGAGCGAGCCTTCCAGAACGAGCGCGGCGGCACCTGGGACAAGGGCAAGAACTGCGAGACCTTCACGCCGCTCGGCCCCTGGCTGGTCACCGCCGACGAGGTCCCGGACCCGCAGGTCCTCGACGTCAAGCTGTGGGTCAACGGCGAGCTCAAGCAGGACGGCCACACCTCGGACCAGATCTTCCCGGTCGGCGAGGTCGTGCGGTACGTGAGCCAGTTCATGACCCTGTACCCGGGCGACGTCCTGATCACCGGCACCCCGGCCGGCGTGGCCGCGGGCCAGCCGGAGCCGAAGCCGTTCCTGCGGGCCGGCGACGTGGTGGAGCTGGAGATCGACGGCCTCGGCCGTCAGCGCCAGGAGTTCAAGAGCGCTTAG
- a CDS encoding Gfo/Idh/MocA family oxidoreductase, whose product MNDTAPATPLRVGLIGYGLAGSVFHAPLVSATEGLVLDTVVTSDPGRAAQVREAHPDVRITGSAAELWDRGRSPALDLVVIASPNKTHVPLATAALTAGVPVVVDKPLAATAAEARELAWLSDRTGTFLSVFQNRRWDNDFLTLRRLLADGELGDVQRFESRFERWRPQLKGGWRESGAPEEIGGLLYDLGSHVVDQALVLFGPAVRVYAEADVRRPGAEADDDTFIAVTHASGVRSHLYVSATTAQLGPRFRVLGSRAGYVKYGLDPQEGALRDGLRPGDPDRTWGEEPEHLWGRLGSGESPLTGGGLPVPTVPGDYPAYYAAVAAALRGGGPAPVTALEAAQCLDVLEAARKSSRDGVTVEL is encoded by the coding sequence ATGAACGACACCGCCCCCGCCACCCCCCTCCGCGTCGGACTCATCGGCTACGGACTCGCCGGTTCCGTCTTCCACGCCCCGCTCGTGTCCGCGACCGAAGGCCTCGTCCTCGACACCGTCGTCACCTCGGACCCGGGCCGCGCCGCCCAGGTGCGCGAGGCCCACCCGGACGTCCGGATCACCGGCAGCGCCGCCGAGCTGTGGGACCGGGGCCGGTCCCCCGCCCTCGACCTGGTCGTCATCGCCTCCCCCAACAAGACGCACGTCCCGCTCGCCACCGCCGCCCTCACCGCCGGCGTCCCGGTGGTCGTGGACAAGCCGCTCGCCGCCACCGCCGCCGAGGCGCGCGAACTGGCCTGGCTCTCCGACCGGACCGGGACCTTCCTGTCCGTCTTCCAGAACCGCCGCTGGGACAACGACTTCCTCACGCTGCGCCGCCTCCTCGCCGACGGCGAGCTGGGCGACGTCCAGCGCTTCGAGTCCCGCTTCGAGCGCTGGCGCCCGCAGCTCAAGGGCGGCTGGCGGGAATCGGGCGCGCCGGAGGAGATCGGCGGGCTGCTGTACGACCTCGGCAGCCACGTCGTCGACCAGGCGCTGGTGCTGTTCGGCCCGGCCGTACGGGTCTACGCCGAGGCCGACGTGCGCCGCCCGGGCGCGGAGGCCGACGACGACACCTTCATCGCCGTCACGCACGCGAGCGGGGTCCGCTCGCACCTGTACGTCAGCGCCACCACGGCCCAGCTGGGGCCGCGGTTCCGGGTGCTCGGCTCCCGCGCGGGCTACGTCAAGTACGGGCTCGACCCCCAGGAGGGCGCACTGCGCGACGGGCTGCGACCGGGCGACCCCGACCGCACGTGGGGCGAGGAGCCCGAGCACCTGTGGGGCCGGCTGGGCTCCGGGGAGTCCCCGCTGACCGGCGGCGGCCTGCCGGTGCCGACGGTGCCGGGCGACTACCCGGCGTACTACGCGGCCGTGGCCGCCGCGCTGCGCGGCGGCGGGCCGGCCCCGGTCACGGCGCTGGAGGCGGCGCAGTGCCTGGACGTGCTGGAGGCGGCGCGCAAGTCGTCGAGGGACGGAGTGACGGTGGAGCTCTGA